A genome region from Triticum aestivum cultivar Chinese Spring chromosome 2B, IWGSC CS RefSeq v2.1, whole genome shotgun sequence includes the following:
- the LOC123041181 gene encoding vascular-related unknown protein 1, with protein MDDLVSSSSLKSVLSCSEAEAQPEESSWTDYFVDFMMSEEEEKRQGASYCTFDQDDEEEGSMISDAASLAPAALADRYKGLKKLKKKVFKALDHDDSLEDTASSPVNSPKVSALSQLEFSPKIRCNVTDLAKGAGIGNYYGRDGMDCEDADAVMEGVSFLDQSQRGITPCAELKDKGLCLVPLSMLLNYQG; from the exons ATGGATGATCTGGTTAGCAGCTCATCTTTGAAGAGTGTCCTCAGCTGCAGTGAAGCGGAGGCTCAGCCGGAGGAGAGTTCCTGGACCGATTACTTTGTGGATTTCATGATgtccgaggaggaggagaagaggcaaGGAGCCTCATATTGCACTTTTGATCAGGATGATGAGGAGGAGGGCTCTATGATCTCCGATGCCGCCTCCCTCGCTCCGGCGGCGTTGGCAGATAGGTACAAGGGGCTCAAGAAGCTCAAGAAGAAAGTCTTCAAGGCTCTGGATCATGATGATTCATTGGAGGATACTGCAAGTTCTCCTGTCAATAGCCCTAAG GTCAGTGCTTTGTCACAGCTGGAATTCAGCCCTAAAATAAGGTGCAATGTTACGGACCTCGCCAAG GGGGCTGGGATTGGCAACTATTACGGGAGAGACGGAATGGACTGTGAAGATGCAGATGCAGTGATGGAAGGAGTGAGCTTTCTGGATCAAAGCCAGAGGGGTATAACTCCATGTGCAGAGCTCAAGGACAAGGGGCTTTGTTTGGTTCCGTTGTCCATGTTGCTCAACTACCAGGGCTAA